A region from the Streptosporangium sp. NBC_01756 genome encodes:
- a CDS encoding LytR/AlgR family response regulator transcription factor, translating to MLRVLAVDDEVPALAELAYLLRHDPRIEHVSTAPGGITALQDMVQMIGAGERLDGVFLDIRMPGLGGLDLARLIGAFPNPPRLVFVTAHEDCAIQAFDLEAVDYLLKPVRADRLAEAVRRLESMTPAASEPVPEDVIPVELGGRTRFIAQQAVRFAEAQGDYVRLHTADGTYLVRMSLAALERRWAGSGFIRVHRSTLVSMRHVSELRFDGGRVTLQVGSETLPVSRRHTPLVRAQLIRNRQLQDRPLSSGATR from the coding sequence ATGCTGCGAGTCCTGGCCGTTGACGACGAGGTCCCTGCGCTGGCGGAGCTGGCTTATCTGCTCCGCCACGACCCTCGCATCGAGCACGTCTCCACTGCCCCCGGAGGAATCACCGCGCTTCAGGACATGGTTCAGATGATCGGCGCCGGCGAACGGCTCGACGGCGTCTTCCTCGACATCCGGATGCCCGGTCTCGGCGGCCTCGACCTGGCCCGCCTCATCGGCGCCTTCCCCAACCCGCCCCGGCTGGTCTTCGTCACCGCTCACGAGGACTGCGCCATCCAGGCCTTCGACCTGGAGGCCGTGGACTACCTGCTCAAGCCGGTCCGGGCCGACCGTCTGGCGGAGGCCGTACGGCGTCTGGAGTCCATGACGCCGGCGGCGAGCGAGCCGGTGCCGGAGGACGTCATCCCGGTCGAGTTGGGCGGCCGGACCCGGTTCATCGCCCAGCAGGCGGTCCGGTTCGCCGAGGCGCAGGGAGACTATGTGCGGCTGCACACGGCCGACGGCACCTACCTGGTGCGCATGTCCCTGGCCGCGCTGGAGCGGCGCTGGGCCGGCTCGGGGTTCATCCGCGTGCACCGCAGCACGCTGGTCTCGATGCGGCATGTGAGCGAGCTGCGCTTCGACGGCGGGCGGGTGACGCTTCAGGTCGGCTCGGAGACGCTGCCGGTCAGCCGCCGGCACACCCCGCTGGTCCGCGCCCAGCTCATCCGGAACCGCCAGCTTCAGGACCGGCCGCTGTCCTCCGGTGCGACCCGATAG
- a CDS encoding amidohydrolase, translating into MRLDALFVNGRFTTLDPRRPQATRLGVFGGRIAGLDEELDGVTADLVIDLGGAPVVPGFNDAHHHLSMRGQRLREVDLRESQVGSLDELYAKVAERAAGLPRDAWVRGAGYDQNKLGAHPTREGLDRAAGGRPVWLQHVSGHMGVASTAAFALMGFPRLEDVPEVPGGTVGRDAAGLPDGLLTEQAQGLANRVLRPVSHEDYIRGLALASRVAAAEGLTSFTEPGVGHGLAGNGAWDVAAFQEAVRQGLLLQRATLMPGSPNLHDVGADQLGLDLGIGTGLGDERLRIGPVKLFSDGSLIGRTAAMCCDYQEDPGNRGLLQEDAEALRAFILRAHASGWQIATHAIGDHAVEVILNAYEEAQARHPRPDARHRIEHCAVTDDAQVARIARLGVIPVPQGRFVSELGDGMLAALGPERSRGCYRQRSFLDAGIILPGSSDCPVADGAPLLGIHDLVNQRTATGAPFNPAEALTVAQALHAFTVGSAHAVHEDRLKGDLSRGKLADLAVLSDDLFTVPAERIRDVTVLATAVGGVLVHDAAGFAR; encoded by the coding sequence ATGCGTCTCGACGCGCTGTTCGTCAACGGCCGGTTCACCACGCTGGACCCCCGCCGGCCGCAGGCCACCCGTCTGGGCGTGTTCGGCGGCCGGATCGCGGGGCTGGACGAGGAACTGGACGGCGTCACCGCCGATCTCGTGATCGACCTCGGCGGCGCCCCGGTGGTGCCCGGCTTCAACGACGCCCACCACCACCTGAGCATGCGGGGCCAGCGGCTGCGCGAGGTGGACCTGCGCGAGAGCCAGGTGGGGTCGCTGGACGAGCTGTACGCGAAGGTGGCCGAGCGCGCGGCCGGACTGCCCCGGGACGCGTGGGTCCGCGGCGCCGGATACGACCAGAACAAGTTGGGAGCCCATCCCACCCGTGAAGGCCTGGACAGGGCCGCGGGCGGGCGCCCGGTCTGGCTCCAGCATGTCTCCGGCCACATGGGCGTCGCCAGCACCGCGGCCTTCGCGCTGATGGGCTTCCCCCGGCTGGAGGACGTCCCGGAGGTCCCCGGCGGCACGGTGGGGCGGGACGCCGCCGGGCTGCCCGACGGCCTGCTCACCGAACAGGCCCAGGGACTCGCCAACCGGGTGCTGCGGCCGGTCTCCCACGAGGACTACATCCGGGGTCTGGCGCTCGCCAGCCGGGTGGCCGCCGCCGAGGGGCTGACCAGCTTCACCGAACCGGGGGTCGGACACGGCCTGGCCGGGAACGGCGCCTGGGACGTGGCCGCCTTCCAGGAGGCGGTACGGCAGGGCCTGCTGCTGCAGCGCGCCACCCTCATGCCGGGATCGCCCAACCTGCACGACGTGGGCGCCGACCAGCTGGGGCTGGATCTCGGGATCGGCACCGGCCTGGGAGACGAGCGGCTGCGGATCGGCCCGGTCAAGCTGTTCTCCGACGGCTCGCTGATCGGCAGGACCGCGGCCATGTGCTGCGACTACCAGGAGGACCCGGGCAACCGGGGACTGCTGCAGGAGGACGCCGAGGCGCTCCGCGCCTTCATCCTGCGCGCCCACGCCTCCGGCTGGCAGATCGCCACACACGCCATCGGCGACCACGCGGTCGAGGTGATCCTGAACGCCTACGAGGAGGCGCAGGCCCGCCACCCGCGGCCCGACGCCCGCCACCGGATCGAGCACTGCGCGGTCACCGACGACGCCCAGGTGGCCAGGATCGCCCGGCTCGGCGTGATCCCGGTCCCGCAGGGCCGCTTCGTCTCCGAACTCGGCGACGGGATGCTCGCCGCGCTCGGTCCCGAGCGGTCGCGCGGCTGCTACCGGCAGCGGTCCTTCCTCGACGCCGGGATCATCCTGCCCGGCAGCTCCGACTGCCCGGTCGCCGACGGCGCCCCGCTGCTCGGCATCCACGACCTGGTCAACCAGCGCACCGCCACCGGGGCCCCCTTCAACCCGGCCGAGGCGCTCACCGTCGCGCAGGCGCTGCACGCCTTCACCGTCGGCTCGGCGCACGCGGTGCACGAGGACCGGCTGAAGGGCGATCTCAGCCGGGGGAAGCTGGCCGACCTCGCCGTGCTCTCCGACGACCTGTTCACGGTGCCGGCCGAGCGCATCCGTGACGTCACGGTGCTCGCCACCGCGGTCGGCGGCGTCCTGGTCCACGACGCCGCGGGCTTCGCCCGCTGA
- a CDS encoding MFS transporter: protein MSTSKARGAGLASFVGTSIEWYDFYIYGTASALVFGRLFFPEASPTAGVMASFATFWVGFLARPLGGVIFGHLGDRIGRKGTLVATLLMMGGATTLVGALPTYATAGMLAPVLLAVLRLVQGIAVGGEWGGAVLIAAEHAGPKRVLYAAFAQQGSPAGSILATGMFALVSLLPEDAFLSYGWRIPFLASAVLLAIGLVIRLKVEESPEFVKMREEREVVKLPVVEVFRTAWPLVLLGIGASGVGIASAYFTNTFILSWATTDLGIAKGTMLNVLLIVAVTQFVTQPIGAVLGQKWGAARYMLIAFTALLVCTPITFLMVGTGSPVLATLGLALSIVFGGSSYAALAGFLAEVFPARVRYTGISLSYQLCGALLGGTAPMIAQALLGWSGTIWTVVIQYILIILLTMACVAALNRRSAAAVEPAPVNA from the coding sequence ATGAGCACGTCGAAAGCCCGCGGTGCGGGTCTCGCCTCCTTCGTCGGCACCTCCATCGAGTGGTACGACTTCTATATCTACGGAACCGCGTCCGCGCTGGTCTTCGGCAGGCTCTTCTTCCCCGAGGCCAGCCCCACCGCCGGAGTCATGGCGTCCTTCGCCACGTTCTGGGTGGGTTTCCTGGCCCGGCCGCTCGGCGGTGTGATCTTCGGTCACCTGGGCGACCGCATCGGCCGCAAGGGCACACTGGTGGCCACGCTGCTGATGATGGGCGGCGCGACCACGCTGGTGGGCGCGCTGCCCACCTACGCGACGGCCGGCATGCTCGCCCCCGTCCTGCTGGCCGTACTGCGCCTGGTGCAGGGCATCGCGGTCGGCGGCGAGTGGGGCGGCGCGGTGTTGATCGCCGCCGAGCACGCCGGGCCGAAGCGCGTCCTGTACGCCGCCTTCGCCCAGCAGGGCTCGCCGGCCGGCTCGATCCTCGCCACCGGCATGTTCGCGCTGGTCAGCCTGCTCCCCGAGGACGCCTTCCTGTCGTACGGCTGGCGCATCCCGTTCCTGGCGTCCGCCGTGCTGCTGGCGATCGGCCTGGTGATCCGACTCAAGGTCGAGGAGTCGCCGGAGTTCGTCAAGATGCGCGAGGAGCGCGAGGTCGTCAAGCTCCCCGTCGTGGAGGTCTTCCGTACGGCGTGGCCGCTGGTCCTGCTCGGCATCGGCGCGAGCGGCGTCGGCATCGCCTCCGCCTACTTCACCAACACCTTCATCCTGTCGTGGGCCACCACCGACCTGGGCATCGCCAAGGGCACCATGCTGAACGTGCTGCTCATCGTGGCGGTCACCCAGTTCGTCACCCAGCCGATCGGCGCGGTGCTCGGCCAGAAGTGGGGCGCGGCCCGGTACATGCTGATCGCCTTCACGGCGCTGCTGGTCTGCACGCCGATCACGTTCCTGATGGTGGGGACCGGATCGCCCGTGCTGGCCACCCTGGGCCTGGCGTTGAGCATCGTGTTCGGCGGCTCCTCCTACGCCGCGCTGGCCGGCTTCCTCGCCGAGGTGTTCCCCGCCCGGGTCCGCTACACCGGGATCTCGCTGTCCTACCAGCTCTGCGGCGCGCTGCTCGGCGGCACCGCCCCGATGATCGCCCAGGCCCTGCTGGGCTGGTCCGGCACGATCTGGACGGTCGTCATCCAGTACATCCTCATCATCCTGCTCACCATGGCCTGTGTCGCCGCGCTGAACCGCCGCTCGGCGGCCGCCGTCGAACCGGCCCCCGTGAACGCCTGA
- a CDS encoding urease subunit alpha, protein MSGVSRDTYNKLYGPTAGDRVRLGDTCLWVEIEHDDVPHGDELLGGCGKTLRDGLLATPRGDRDSALDVVVAGVVLMDPALGVRKTHIGVKDGRIVPFEGAVIDSHTAIVPGEGLIATPGVVDSHVHLSSPEIAPAALASGVTTIVGMGLGGVWDVGCNPAHNLHTLMSAWRGTPLNVAFLARGSSSSSTLLEEAVLAGAGGFKIHEDFGATPRIVDTCLGVAEQADLPVALHSDSMNESGYLADTVAATRGRTVHAYHVEGGGGHPDLLEILGERHILASSTTPTIPYTTNTVGELFPMTMTVHRQNHHIDSDVEVTKTRLRVHGIAAENVLHDLGAISIVNSDSMGMGRVAETVRRTWQLAHLQALRAGTPGVDNARVLRYLAKLTLNPAVAHGLAHEVGTLQPGRLADIVLWHPAWFGTKPELVLKGGFVAHGVSGSGSGSTRLTQPRAYRPYFGGLGDAPSRLSRIFVAHEALDSAESRDALPTGLRYAAIRHSRGLTRADMCRNTATPRVEVPRDPGPVLVDGAEVDVAPATEVPLARLHHFA, encoded by the coding sequence ATGAGCGGCGTGTCCCGCGACACCTACAACAAGCTGTACGGCCCGACCGCCGGAGACCGGGTCCGCCTCGGCGACACCTGCCTGTGGGTCGAGATCGAGCACGACGACGTCCCGCACGGCGACGAGCTGCTGGGCGGCTGCGGCAAGACCCTGCGCGACGGCCTGCTGGCCACCCCGCGCGGCGACCGCGACTCCGCGCTCGACGTGGTGGTGGCGGGGGTCGTGCTGATGGACCCGGCGCTGGGGGTGCGCAAGACCCACATCGGCGTCAAGGACGGCCGGATCGTCCCCTTCGAGGGCGCCGTCATCGACTCCCACACCGCGATCGTGCCCGGTGAGGGGCTGATCGCCACTCCCGGCGTCGTCGACTCGCACGTCCACCTGTCGTCCCCGGAGATCGCTCCGGCGGCGCTGGCCTCCGGCGTCACGACGATCGTGGGCATGGGCCTGGGCGGGGTCTGGGACGTGGGCTGCAACCCGGCGCACAACCTGCACACCCTGATGAGCGCCTGGCGCGGCACCCCGCTGAACGTCGCGTTCCTGGCCAGGGGCTCCTCCAGCTCCTCGACCCTGCTGGAGGAGGCGGTGCTGGCCGGGGCCGGCGGCTTCAAGATCCATGAGGACTTCGGCGCCACCCCCCGCATCGTGGACACCTGCCTCGGCGTCGCCGAGCAGGCGGACCTGCCGGTGGCGCTGCACTCGGACTCGATGAACGAGTCCGGTTACCTCGCCGACACCGTCGCGGCCACGCGGGGCCGTACCGTGCACGCCTACCACGTGGAGGGCGGCGGCGGGCACCCCGACCTGCTGGAGATCCTCGGCGAGCGGCACATCCTCGCCTCCTCCACCACCCCCACCATCCCCTACACCACCAACACGGTCGGCGAGCTGTTCCCGATGACGATGACGGTGCACCGGCAGAACCACCACATCGACAGCGACGTGGAGGTGACGAAGACCCGGTTGCGCGTCCACGGCATCGCCGCCGAGAACGTGCTGCACGACCTGGGCGCGATCAGCATCGTCAACTCCGACTCGATGGGCATGGGCCGGGTCGCCGAGACCGTCCGCCGTACCTGGCAGCTCGCCCACCTGCAGGCCCTGCGTGCGGGCACGCCGGGCGTCGACAACGCCCGGGTGCTGCGCTATCTGGCCAAGCTGACCCTGAACCCGGCCGTCGCCCACGGCCTCGCCCACGAGGTGGGCACCCTGCAGCCGGGCCGGCTGGCCGACATCGTGCTCTGGCACCCGGCGTGGTTCGGCACCAAACCCGAACTCGTGCTCAAGGGCGGCTTCGTCGCCCACGGCGTGTCCGGCAGCGGTTCGGGCTCCACCCGGCTCACCCAGCCCCGCGCCTACCGCCCCTACTTCGGCGGGCTCGGCGACGCGCCGAGCCGGCTGTCGCGGATCTTCGTCGCTCACGAGGCGCTCGACTCCGCCGAATCCCGCGACGCGCTGCCCACCGGCCTGCGCTACGCGGCCATCCGGCACTCCCGCGGCCTGACCAGGGCCGACATGTGCCGTAATACCGCGACCCCCCGGGTTGAGGTACCTCGCGATCCCGGTCCCGTCCTCGTGGACGGGGCCGAGGTCGACGTGGCGCCCGCGACCGAGGTGCCCCTCGCCCGTCTCCATCACTTCGCCTAG
- the ureA gene encoding urease subunit gamma, whose translation MHLTPREQERLTIFTVAELARRRRSRGRRLNAPEAIALICDEILEHAWDGAPLEEVVSAARNLLSAEDVMDGVPSLVTQVQVEALFPNGTALVAVDAPFGHPAERGPGWVETGEGSVELNLGRERRTLAVRNEGDRTVYVSSHFPLTEVNTALSFDRERAAGMRLDIPAGTATAFPPGETLEVELVVRSS comes from the coding sequence GTGCACCTGACACCTCGTGAGCAGGAGCGGCTCACCATCTTCACCGTGGCGGAGCTCGCCCGCCGGAGACGCTCCCGGGGCCGCCGCCTCAACGCCCCCGAGGCGATCGCGCTGATCTGCGACGAGATCCTGGAGCACGCCTGGGACGGCGCCCCGCTGGAGGAGGTCGTCTCGGCCGCGCGGAACCTGCTGTCCGCCGAGGACGTGATGGACGGCGTGCCGTCCCTGGTCACCCAGGTCCAGGTGGAGGCGCTCTTCCCGAACGGCACCGCGCTGGTCGCGGTGGACGCCCCCTTCGGCCACCCCGCCGAGCGGGGACCGGGGTGGGTCGAGACCGGCGAGGGTTCGGTGGAACTGAACCTGGGGCGCGAACGGCGCACCCTCGCCGTACGCAACGAAGGCGACCGCACCGTCTACGTGTCCTCGCACTTCCCGCTGACGGAGGTCAACACCGCCCTCAGCTTCGACAGGGAGCGGGCGGCGGGAATGCGGCTCGACATCCCGGCCGGGACGGCCACCGCCTTCCCTCCCGGCGAGACCCTGGAGGTTGAACTGGTGGTGAGGTCGTCATGA
- a CDS encoding PucR family transcriptional regulator — protein sequence MPNEVLSRLALECLADLQKLIEGWADEVMALEPYAEGRVSREEVGEGARIGFALILRHVAEGRVPPELAEHSEALGERRAGQGVPLASLLAAGRLDARALWQGLIGRAAPEDMSELLRGAHLLWEAVEQHVTGLMAGYQRAVLEMGRQREDQRRAWFARLLDNDGRNPDVVRDAGQVLGFDVSGRFFVAVADPAASAGLRAAVIATISSGLRCHRHESPGGDILVMQFPARAPAPERSVLSLLRGVRCGVSPQVGDLAQVPYAVRLAAAAARPGAEGPQRLEDRWLDVFAAHTPELAAALADRVLGPLAAIGAAERDRLLETVRTHLSGTGSIADTATALYCHRNTVQHRFARFRDLTGRDVRAPGDAAVVALALRAEALNPAR from the coding sequence GTGCCCAATGAAGTGCTCTCCCGACTGGCCCTGGAATGCCTGGCCGACCTCCAGAAGCTCATCGAGGGCTGGGCCGACGAGGTGATGGCGCTGGAGCCGTACGCCGAGGGACGCGTGAGCCGCGAGGAGGTCGGCGAGGGGGCCCGGATCGGGTTCGCGCTCATCCTGCGGCACGTCGCCGAGGGCAGGGTCCCGCCCGAGCTGGCCGAGCACTCCGAGGCACTGGGGGAACGGCGGGCCGGGCAGGGCGTGCCGCTGGCGTCCCTGCTGGCCGCCGGGCGGCTGGACGCGCGGGCGCTGTGGCAGGGGCTGATCGGCCGGGCCGCCCCGGAGGACATGAGCGAGCTGCTGCGGGGCGCGCACCTGCTCTGGGAGGCGGTCGAACAGCACGTCACCGGGCTGATGGCGGGCTACCAGCGGGCGGTGCTGGAGATGGGCAGGCAGCGCGAGGACCAGCGCCGTGCCTGGTTCGCCCGGCTTCTCGACAACGACGGCCGCAACCCCGACGTGGTGCGGGACGCCGGACAGGTGCTGGGCTTCGACGTCTCCGGCCGGTTCTTCGTGGCGGTCGCCGACCCGGCGGCGAGTGCCGGGCTGCGGGCCGCCGTGATCGCGACGATCTCCTCGGGCCTGCGCTGCCACCGGCACGAGTCGCCGGGCGGGGACATCCTCGTGATGCAGTTCCCGGCGCGGGCGCCCGCACCGGAGAGGTCGGTGCTGAGCCTGCTTCGCGGCGTGCGGTGCGGGGTGTCACCCCAGGTGGGCGACCTCGCCCAGGTTCCCTACGCGGTACGGCTGGCGGCGGCGGCCGCCCGGCCGGGGGCCGAGGGGCCGCAACGGCTGGAGGACCGCTGGCTGGACGTCTTCGCCGCGCACACCCCCGAGCTGGCCGCCGCGCTCGCCGACCGGGTGCTGGGACCGCTGGCCGCCATCGGCGCGGCCGAGCGCGACCGGCTGCTGGAGACCGTGCGCACCCACCTGTCGGGCACCGGGTCGATCGCCGACACCGCGACCGCGCTCTACTGCCACCGCAACACGGTCCAGCACCGCTTCGCCCGCTTCCGCGACCTCACCGGCCGTGACGTCCGCGCTCCCGGCGACGCCGCCGTCGTCGCCCTCGCCCTCCGTGCCGAGGCGCTGAACCCGGCCAGGTGA
- a CDS encoding deoxyribonuclease IV codes for MTSLSLIGGQVSVTGGLAKGGLRYASDIGAEMIQVFVTNPRGWSLSAGDPAQDVKLRESGMLSFVHAPHLVNMGSPSADTLEKSVATVRHGLQRSHVIGAAGLVVHTGSAVNRHRDDALRQLHEHLLPLLEEIPDDGPDLLLEPMAGQGAMLCATVQDLEPYLAALDWHPKAGICLDTCHAFSAGHDLSTADGVQETLDALHAIAPGRLKLIHANDSKDVCDSKKDRHENIGDGHIGIEPFAELMRHPVAAGVPLCIETPGGVDKHREDIELLKKLRDS; via the coding sequence ATGACTTCTCTCTCCCTCATCGGCGGACAGGTGTCCGTCACCGGCGGCCTGGCCAAGGGCGGCCTGCGGTACGCCTCGGACATCGGCGCCGAGATGATCCAGGTGTTCGTCACCAACCCCCGCGGCTGGTCACTCTCCGCGGGCGACCCCGCTCAGGACGTCAAACTACGCGAGTCGGGCATGCTCTCCTTCGTGCACGCGCCCCACCTCGTCAACATGGGCTCCCCCAGCGCCGACACGCTGGAGAAGTCGGTGGCCACCGTGCGGCACGGCCTGCAACGCTCCCACGTGATCGGCGCCGCGGGCCTGGTGGTCCACACCGGCTCGGCGGTGAACCGGCACCGCGACGACGCCCTGCGTCAGCTGCACGAGCATCTGCTCCCTCTGCTGGAGGAGATCCCCGACGACGGCCCGGACCTGCTGCTGGAGCCGATGGCGGGGCAGGGCGCGATGCTCTGCGCGACCGTCCAGGACCTGGAGCCCTATCTGGCCGCCCTCGACTGGCACCCGAAGGCGGGCATCTGCCTGGACACCTGCCACGCCTTCTCCGCCGGCCACGACCTGTCGACCGCCGACGGCGTCCAGGAGACCCTCGACGCCCTGCACGCGATCGCCCCGGGCCGTCTCAAGCTGATCCACGCCAACGACTCCAAGGACGTCTGCGACTCCAAGAAGGACCGGCACGAGAACATCGGCGACGGACACATCGGCATCGAGCCCTTCGCGGAGCTGATGCGCCACCCGGTCGCCGCCGGAGTGCCGCTCTGCATCGAGACCCCGGGCGGCGTGGACAAGCACCGCGAGGACATCGAGCTGCTGAAGAAGCTCCGCGACAGCTGA
- the uraD gene encoding 2-oxo-4-hydroxy-4-carboxy-5-ureidoimidazoline decarboxylase translates to MPKANSAARVPGPAGFNALGVAEAEAGLLTCCASRAFAREVAARRPYRDLADLAEAAEAAVRDLTWPDIRQALAAHPRIGEPPDGGEATAAEGREASWSRQEQSGVDAAGQAVLDGLAEGNRAYEERFGHVYLVCATGMTAEEMLDRLRERLRNDESTERGVVRTELARITRLRVAKLLGEET, encoded by the coding sequence ATGCCGAAAGCGAATTCCGCGGCGCGGGTGCCGGGACCGGCCGGCTTCAACGCGCTCGGCGTGGCCGAGGCCGAGGCCGGGCTGCTGACATGCTGCGCGTCCCGGGCCTTCGCCCGCGAGGTGGCCGCGCGGCGCCCCTACCGTGACCTCGCCGACCTGGCCGAGGCGGCCGAGGCGGCCGTACGGGACCTGACCTGGCCGGACATCCGGCAGGCGCTGGCCGCGCATCCAAGGATCGGCGAGCCGCCCGATGGCGGCGAGGCCACGGCGGCGGAGGGGCGGGAGGCGTCCTGGTCGCGTCAGGAGCAGTCCGGCGTGGACGCGGCCGGCCAGGCGGTGCTCGACGGGCTGGCCGAGGGCAACCGCGCCTACGAGGAGCGCTTCGGTCACGTCTACCTGGTCTGCGCCACCGGCATGACGGCCGAGGAGATGCTGGACCGCCTGCGGGAACGGCTCCGCAACGACGAGTCCACCGAACGAGGCGTCGTCCGGACCGAGCTCGCCAGGATCACCCGTCTGCGGGTGGCCAAGCTGCTGGGGGAGGAAACGTGA
- the uraH gene encoding hydroxyisourate hydrolase, whose product MSLSTHVLDAALGRPAAGVAVRLERAGTVLAEGVTDADGRIGGWVPGAGAHRLVFDTGGYFAARAVDAFYPEVAIDFTVTDPGEHYHVPLLLSPFAYSTYRGS is encoded by the coding sequence ATGAGCCTGTCCACACACGTCCTGGACGCCGCGCTGGGCCGGCCCGCGGCAGGCGTCGCCGTACGGCTGGAGCGGGCGGGCACCGTGCTCGCCGAGGGCGTCACCGACGCCGACGGCCGGATCGGCGGGTGGGTCCCCGGAGCGGGCGCCCACCGGCTGGTCTTCGACACCGGCGGCTACTTCGCCGCCCGCGCGGTGGACGCCTTCTACCCGGAGGTGGCGATCGACTTCACCGTCACGGACCCCGGCGAGCACTACCACGTGCCCCTGCTGCTGAGCCCGTTCGCCTATTCGACGTACCGAGGGAGCTAG
- the pucL gene encoding factor-independent urate hydroxylase, with product MAVILGPNRYGKAETRVVRVVRDGGVHRIKDVNVSSALSGDMDEVHLSGDNSAVLPTDTQKNTAYVFARKYGLEQIEDFALLLARHYVDSQPAVHHARVEIEEYLWDRIPLPGPQAERHSFVRSGRETRTCVVHHDRDGTTTVVSGLKDLVVLNSTGSEFSGFAVDEYTTLRPATDRVLATEVSAGWRHVPGASPAGGSAGFGESYSEVRRCLLEAFADTHSLSLQQTLYAMGRRVLETRGEICEVRLAMPNKHHFPVDLTPFGLDNPGEVFYAADRPYGLIEGVVLDDGTPAAPSAWE from the coding sequence ATGGCCGTCATTCTCGGCCCCAACCGCTACGGCAAGGCGGAGACCCGGGTGGTCCGTGTCGTCCGGGACGGCGGCGTCCACCGCATCAAGGACGTCAACGTCAGCTCCGCCCTCTCGGGTGACATGGACGAGGTCCACCTGAGCGGCGACAACAGCGCCGTGCTGCCGACGGACACGCAGAAGAACACCGCCTACGTCTTCGCCAGGAAGTACGGTCTGGAGCAGATCGAGGACTTCGCGCTCCTGCTGGCCCGCCACTACGTGGACTCCCAGCCCGCCGTCCACCACGCCCGGGTGGAGATCGAGGAGTATCTCTGGGACCGCATCCCCCTCCCCGGACCGCAGGCCGAGCGGCACTCCTTCGTCCGCTCGGGCAGGGAGACCCGCACCTGCGTGGTCCACCACGACCGCGACGGGACCACCACCGTGGTCTCCGGGCTCAAGGATCTGGTGGTGCTCAACTCGACCGGCTCGGAGTTCTCCGGATTCGCCGTGGACGAGTACACGACGCTCCGACCGGCCACCGACCGGGTGCTGGCCACCGAGGTGTCGGCCGGATGGCGCCATGTCCCGGGAGCCTCTCCGGCCGGCGGGTCAGCCGGGTTCGGCGAGTCGTACAGTGAAGTACGGCGGTGCCTGCTGGAGGCGTTCGCCGACACGCACAGCCTGTCGTTGCAGCAGACGCTCTACGCGATGGGCAGGCGGGTGCTGGAGACGCGCGGCGAGATCTGCGAGGTGCGCCTGGCGATGCCGAACAAGCACCACTTCCCGGTGGACCTGACCCCGTTCGGGCTGGACAACCCGGGCGAGGTGTTCTACGCCGCCGACCGCCCCTACGGGCTGATCGAAGGCGTCGTGCTCGACGACGGCACCCCCGCCGCCCCCTCGGCCTGGGAGTGA
- a CDS encoding FAD binding domain-containing protein: MEFLRPATWAEALEAKAGLPAAAPIQGGTDLMVELNFDVHRPAALLDLNRIAELTRWTTEDDGRLRIGAGVPYARLIAELGDRLPGLAQAARTVGSPQIRNRGTVGGNLGAASPAGDSHPPLLAGDAVIEVESAARGVRMIPAAAFYLGVKRSALRSDELIRAFWMSPASGPQYFSKVGTRNAMVIAVCSFAIALHPGERRVGTGIGSAAPTPRRAVAAEEFLAAELDWDARLDPGVLARFGELASAAASPIDDVRGTADYRRHAVGVMARRTLTWAWHEFRSGQHGRRAG, translated from the coding sequence ATGGAATTCCTGCGGCCCGCCACCTGGGCGGAGGCACTGGAGGCCAAGGCCGGCCTGCCGGCGGCGGCGCCCATCCAGGGCGGCACCGACCTGATGGTGGAGCTCAACTTCGACGTGCACCGGCCCGCCGCGCTGCTCGACCTGAACCGGATCGCCGAACTCACCCGATGGACCACCGAGGACGACGGGCGGCTCCGGATCGGCGCGGGCGTGCCGTACGCGCGGCTGATCGCCGAACTCGGCGACCGGCTACCGGGCCTGGCGCAGGCGGCGCGCACGGTCGGCTCGCCGCAGATCCGCAACCGCGGCACCGTCGGAGGCAACCTCGGCGCGGCCTCGCCCGCCGGCGACAGCCACCCGCCGCTGCTGGCCGGGGACGCGGTCATCGAGGTCGAGTCCGCCGCCCGCGGCGTACGGATGATCCCCGCCGCCGCGTTCTACCTCGGGGTCAAGCGGAGCGCGCTGCGGTCCGACGAACTGATCAGGGCGTTCTGGATGAGCCCGGCGAGCGGCCCCCAGTACTTCTCCAAGGTCGGCACCCGCAACGCCATGGTCATCGCGGTCTGCTCGTTCGCGATCGCGCTGCACCCCGGCGAGCGGCGGGTGGGCACCGGCATCGGCTCGGCCGCCCCCACCCCCCGCCGGGCGGTCGCGGCCGAAGAGTTCCTCGCCGCCGAGCTCGACTGGGACGCCCGGCTCGACCCCGGGGTGCTCGCGCGTTTCGGTGAGCTGGCCTCGGCGGCGGCCTCGCCGATCGACGACGTGCGCGGCACCGCCGACTACCGCAGGCACGCCGTCGGCGTGATGGCACGCCGCACCCTGACCTGGGCGTGGCACGAGTTCCGGTCCGGACAGCACGGAAGGAGGGCGGGCTGA